Proteins from a single region of Nerophis ophidion isolate RoL-2023_Sa linkage group LG10, RoL_Noph_v1.0, whole genome shotgun sequence:
- the LOC133560333 gene encoding RNA-binding protein 4.1-like produces the protein MVKIFIGNLAEETTRHEIEALFTPYGKLTECAKYKNYAFVHMDDRKAATKAIRELHLRKLNGRPMNVEPSKGNSQGPVKLHISNVERGFEKELQALFEEYGTVSECAIVKNFAFIHMTNSDEAMDAIKGLDNTLFQGNYIHVQLSKSKPAWAQEEEDYPPPPGRGGYFPPPPPPRFHPEPPYGERMSAYPPPPPPPQPPRRPMYPDRGYGEREGYSVVDYYEKFRARPYGAPGYEDRRSGTIPPPPPPPPSGMGRERVAMSSHDPYDRRPIPPPAMPYMTRDRSPIRRAPPPPAPPAPVAGNGYPYERTRFSPQTKPQGYAPPYARPNYAQGGHPPPQPNYGAYQAHG, from the exons ATGGTGAAGATATTTATCGGAAACCTGGCAGAGGAGACTACCAGGCATGAAATTGAAGCCCTCTTTACTCCGTACGGAAAATTGACTGAATGTGCCAAGTACAAAAACTATGCCTTTGTACACATGGATGACCGCAAGGCAGCGACCAAAGCCATCCGTGAGCTCCACCTCCGTAAACTCAACGGCAGGCCCATGAATGTGGAGCCCAGCAAAGGGAACAGCCAGGGTCCGGTCAAGCTTCACATCTCCAATGTAGAAAGGGGCTTCGAGAAAGAGTTACAAGCGCTCTTTGAAGAGTATGGCACCGTATCAGAGTGTGCCATTGTGAAGAATTTTGCATTTATTCACATGACCAATTCTGATGAGGCCATGGATGCCATTAAAGGTCTGGATAACACATTGTTTCAAG GAAATTATATCCATGTTCAACTGTCAAAAAGCAAACCTGCATGGGCTCAAGAAGAGGAGGACTATCCGCCACCACCTGGCAGAGGAGGCTatttcccccctcctcctcctcctcgctttCATCCAGAGCCTCCCTATGGCGAACGCATGTCTGCTTACCCACCTCCACCTCCCCCACCACAACCTCCTAGACGACCCATGTATCCAGACCGTGGTTATGGCGAGCGAGAAGGCTATAGTGTGGTGGATTACTATGAGAAATTCAGAGCCCGTCCTTATGGCGCCCCAGGTTATGAAGACAGGCGCTCTGGCACCATCCCTCCGCCACCGCCCCCCCCACCTTCAGGAATGGGTAGGGAGCGTGTTGCAATGAGCTCGCATGATCCGTATGACCGGCGGCCTATTCCCCCTCCTGCTATGCCCTACATGACCCGGGACCGCAGCCCCATCCGACGAGCTCCGCCTCCTCCAGCTCCCCCCGCTCCGGTGGCTGGCAACGGGTACCCCTATGAGCGCACCCGTTTCTCCCCGCAGACCAAACCTCAGGGATATGCACCCCCTTACGCCAGGCCCAACTATGCGCAAGGCGGTCACCCTCCTCCGCAACCCAACTATGGCGCCTACCAGGCCCATGGTTAA
- the LOC133560335 gene encoding TRAF-interacting protein with FHA domain-containing protein A-like, producing the protein MNVSEILETEEDLLTCLYIKFYHPKQHTQGFYSLLPLGNRSKHSADTPLLLGRDVQVCTFPMVDRRVSRKQLAFHAYRMPGSPDMQFTLQNLSKTSKVYVNSSALDFLERVDLPSKALVRFMQYEMLITKENGEAKGSFEVELDVLPAPPLKETFFCEPSTLPVMETGSQLKPQAEFQSPLETDETYSC; encoded by the coding sequence ATGAATGTGTCTGAGATAttggagacagaagaggatcttTTGACCTGCCTCTACATCAAATTCTACCACCCCAAACAGCACACTCAAGGTTTTTACAGTCTGCTCCCTCTCGGCAACAGAAGCAAACATTCTGCAGACACGCCTCTCCTTTTAGGACGTGATGTCCAGGTTTGCACCTTTCCGATGGTCGATCGCCGTGTGTCCCGCAAGCAGCTGGCCTTCCACGCTTACCGCATGCCTGGGAGCCCAGACATGCAATTCACTCTTCAGAACTTGTCTAAAACGTCGAAGGTGTATGTAAACAGCTCAGCCCTGGACTTCTTGGAGAGGGTGGATCTCCCCAGTAAGGCCCTGGTCCGGTTCATGCAATATGAGATGCTGATCACCAAGGAGAACGGTGAAGCCAAAGGTAGCTTTGAGGTGGAGTTGGACGTCCTGCCTGCACCTCCATTGAAGGAGACATTTTTTTGTGAGCCCAGTACCCTTCCAGTCATGGAGACAGGCTCCCAGCTGAAACCCCAAGCAGAATTCCAAAGTCCTTTGGAAACTGATGAGACTTATTCTTGCTAG